The sequence below is a genomic window from Vigna radiata var. radiata cultivar VC1973A unplaced genomic scaffold, Vradiata_ver6 scaffold_7, whole genome shotgun sequence.
CCTGGTCAGCAGTGGCTTAGGATGGTCACAGAGTTGTCTGACAGATTCtctaaagtaattttaattttttggaaaattcagaTTCTCTTAAAATATTACTCTTGTTTTTGTATGTTATTAAAAACACATTGCAAAAATATGAGAtctacataaattatttatgtatttcattgtaaaattagataaaaaaaaatattaataaagtttacTTGTGCTAAGTTTTTAAAAAGAGGTACATTAAGTTTAGAAAGAATTgacacaaaaaatattaaactaaataatattaagaataaagaaaaaatataaattaaaatatataataaaaatataatgtattatgatctaaattaaaaaaagaaatcacttGTCTTTATCTAAATTTGGTCAGTTATCCTAAAacctaatttaatattaaattgaaaaaatacaatGGAAAATGCTTTGTAGTGATTATGTCAGACGAATGAAGCAATGCTAAAAACTGATGGAGGAGACTTCCATTGATTTTGACAGACGATTTGATTAcggataaaatatattttaatacacgTTTTAAACTCattgttttgttattaatatGTGATTCAACATGGTGTTCTTTATTTagtaattcttttaaaataattattatttaattaacctttgaaataacttttttaaaataaacaagtaTTTCTTTAGATTTTATCAGCACCAGACTGTATTAATAAGGGgccatgattttgtttttagtagtttttttaatagaattatTTATTAAGTCGTGTTATGCAAATTgataaagaatattaaaaaactttactCATTATATATCTTAGTTCATCATTTTTTAGTATTAACAGTGTTTTTTAAgactcttttttaataaattgttacGAAAATGATGTACTTTCTGTCATTTATTTTGGCTAGATTAGAAGCGAAGTCAGCGTAGGAATAGATGATTACTAAAATGAGATATTGATTACcacaaagtaaaaaaagaaaaaaaaaaaaaaaaagtaaaaaatcaaGAGCCGATAAAATCACCGGTGTGTGCTGGTAACCTTCGAACACAACACATGGAAGTGACTCTGACGAGCTTGCTTCATCACCGCTGTGCATGATCACTAAGTGGAAGGTGTTCCATCTTCCATTTTCGCagacaaattaagaaaaattatattttttcaccttttctttgGCGTCTGAAACTGTTTTCCTTTCATGGGTGAATCCACCATTCCTCATTTTCAGCATCTAATGGCGAAAAAATTGCTCTTTTTGTTGACCCTTTTGGAAATACTCCTCTGTGGGCAATCCAAGTTTATGGTGTACAATACATCACAGGGTATAGTCCCTGACAAGCTCAATGTTCATCTGGTAGCTCATACTCATGACGATGTTGGTTGGTTGAAGACCGTTGATCAGTACTATGTTGGTTCTAACAATTCAATTCAGGTGTTTATTTAATTCTCTTTCTTTGGCTAAACTTGTGAACAATGGTGTCTGAAGATTGCAAGTTGAGGGTCTTGTTTGCTATGTTGCAATGTGCAGGGCGCTTGTGTGCAGAATGTGTTGGACTCTATGGTGCACGCGCTGTTGGCTGACAAGAACAGAAAGTTTATCTATGTTGAGATGGTAAGTTGGCTTCTTTTGAGTCCCTTATATGTTGTTTTCTTGAGTTTCTTTGTTGGATCAAAGTGCTACTGCTCGTGACAAGAGGAAATTTTGAAGTTGCTTTTTTGGGCTAAAAGTAGTGCTGTGATGTTCCAAGACACAATCCGGCAAAGCATTTCATTTCCTTTATGTAGTTCATGCCTTCCTCTGCAACTTTTTGTACCAAATTCATGATTTATATTTCACATCCTTCTTGTGGCAACAGATTAATGTTGCTCCTACAACAAGTTTGAATTACCTAGACTGTTAATGCTCGTGACATTGACAAATAGGAATACTAAGAAAATGAGGAAAACtatgtttttgaaaatatggaCTACTTTTAAGGCTTTCTTTAAATGCTAGTGTGAAATATTCTCTCTTGGGATCAACTCGGTGCGGCTGTGTGATAGGATTAACTAGCTAATGAAATTGATGGATAGGAATATCGAGAAAATTTGACGATTTGTCTAACACCAAGGCGTCAACtccatatatatttaaattcctTCTACATTTCCTGTTTTTGTTCCTACCCTGTCAATGTTTATATGCTTGAACGTAGCATGCAACTATATGTTCATTTTACGTGTTGGCTGTTTCTTCTTAATTCTTTCACTTTCGTCAATGCAGGCATTTTTCAAGAGATGGTGGAGAGATCAAAGTGAAGCTGTTCAGGATGTTGTTAAGAAACTTGTTAGTTCGGGTCAACTAGAGTTCATGTAAGTACCTTTCTGACTACAGATTTCAATGCAATTAACAACAAAGTCATTCTTCAATTGTGAAATGAAAGCCATCCTTCACTGTGAAAACAAACTGATTAAGAATTCCTTTGTGAGGGTTCCAATATCTATGGGCAATTATCTCTCCATTATGGTATTCTTCAATCGTCTTTTATTTAGGGAATGATGCtatttctttcctttattttctccttgTTACAGAAATGGCGCCATGTCTATGCATGATGAAGCAGTTACACATTACATAGACATGATTGATCAGACTGCACTTGGTCATCAATTTCTGAAAGAGGAATTTGGTGTGACTCCTAGAATTGGTTGGCAAATTGATCCTTTTGGACACTCTGCTGTGCAGGCCTACCTGTTGGGAGCTGAAGTATGGCATAGATCTTCAAACAATGAATCTTATCATgactctcaaatttagaaaGAATATGTTTCTCTTGTATTTCAATAATGAGGGCAATGGACCTATAAATACACAAGCTTGGTAGTTATTTTGGGAAATATAGATAGCTAATTctaaggaaacaaatccctataACTATGGGATtgtttttaaatacataatCCTAGCATTAATACCAAGATACACATgcaataaagaataaaattatagcAGGAATGTTATAAACACTTTCTAAAATACATAATGAGCAAAGCATGATTTTGATAATGactaatgaatatattttgaagaagaTATATGTCAAAAGCATTATTTGCTATGTGGGTTATCAATTGGTTCTAATTTGTATGCAGGTTGGCTTTGACTCACTTTTCTTTGGTCGGATAGACTACCAAGATAGGGCTAACCGCAAAAAGGAGAAGAGTCTTGAGGTTATCTGGCAGGGTAGTAAGAGCCTTGGCTCTTCAGCCCAGGTGAATATCAAGAAAtatgtttcttttctctttaaatattttatggttGTCTTTGTTAGAGATCCTACATTGACTAGGAAtaattttgtgaggttgaattaGACATAAGTTTACTTACCAAGagtctttgtatttttatgattgGTTTCTCTTAAATTAAATGTTTCCTTTTATTATGTTGAGTATCCTTTTTGTTCTTGCAGATTTTTGCTGGAGCATTCCCTGAAAATTATGAGCCACCTGCTGGATTTTACTTTGAAGTTAATGATAACTCACCGATAGTTCAAGTAATATTATAAGAActtgttaattttgttatcacATATAACTATTTTAGTTCATTGTTATGCTAAACTTTGCTTACTTCTTCCTGAAGGATAACATGGAATTGTTTGATTACAATGTCCAAGAACGAGTGAATGACTTTGTTGCAGCTGCATTATCGCAAGTAAGTTCAGCATGTTTATCTTCAGATttcttaaaaatgttatttgaattttgagaTGCAAGAATAtcattagaaattaaaaattgaattgagTGATTGAGAGGTGTTGGGTCTTTCGAGGAGAATTCACCAAGGAGATTCAATGAGCCAAACTCGCGTAAGATATTAATGTAAGtgttagaagtcccacatcgactagagataaagtcaatttaaagtatataaatggGTGTAAACCTTATTTTACAAATTGGTTTTGTAGGACTGGGTTAAAGTCCACCACTTAACATGTTGGCTCAAGTCATCTCccaatgaatttgatttattatttcacttaaaatagtaccatcttttcttttccatcttTAAGAACTCTTCTCCAAGCTTATGATCTTAGCTTCTCTTAACCACTGAAAAAATCTCCAATTCAGCCATGCTTGCATTGTCTATAGGGCATTAGATGATTCAGAATTGTATCATCTATAGAAAGATGACTTATGAGATTGCTTTCATTTCAACTACACAAAGCACACATTAGAACATTTAGGAAACATCTATCCAATTATATAATGTTAAATGTAATTAGCTGTTACAGATTTGTAGGAAATTAACAGTTACATGTTTTAGGAAATTAGGATGATTGATTCCTGATTATTAAGagttatataattgattttataaattagtataaatacATACTGTGTGGTCTGCATTACACACACAATATATTTAGTAAATATATCATTCTATATGGTACATAGTTTAGGGTTTCAATCTTTGATCTccagttttctattttttcggGTGAACAATACTCGCAGCCACTGTGTGTCACTTTTTCCGTCACCTAATGTCCCTTCATTTTGGTGACCACTGCAACCAGAACTGCCTTCCTCCGGTTTAAAGTACATATTATCACAATTGACCACCACACTTCATTTGCTGCTTCTGTCCACTTCTGCACCCGCCCATACGTGTGACCTCTTTCCAGAGCATACATTTCACACGCCCAtctcagattttttttttcttttttttttcatttcgaCACATTATCCAATTATATAACATTCAGGAAACATCTATCCAATTATATAACATCATCAACACTCATGTCAGACATGATTTATCAAGTCATCTAGGCAAATTCTATAGACTAGACTCTCTAATTAAACTTATCTAACTAGATCATATAGTGCCTTTCCTCTACCTAGAACACCTATCATCTAACATGGTTTAAAAAGATGATTTTAATGcataatttgatttaaagttCATATTATCACAATTGATCAAATCCCAGTTAAAACAATGGAtttttaaactcaattataGCTCAAGATAGCTATAATTAAGTATTCTAAAAGCAGGAAAACAAATCTTTAGTGATGTAAAAAATCATTACTGTCATGGGGACAATGACCAGGCTTACTATCCATGACAAAATACTTACGAACACAAAACTCAGACACATTAGATTTTGTAGTATAATTGCATAAATTACCAAtcagaataaatttttttatttttatgtcttGATTAAGGCATATGTTTACTATCTAGCTGAATAAGATTTCTCCTATACAAATCGAATCAACAACCAAAAAATTGAATGACTAGCCTTACCAACTTGTTCCAATTTCCATAATTGGTTTTTGTTGTGGAATAACTCAAAACAATTTCGCTGCATAAGCGTCTACCATACAATAACATGATATTAGATAAACTGCAAAATAAACAATTAGAAGGtaaaaaaaggaagaataagGAAAAATCACAATAGAAAATAAGGTGGTTAAATTGAAGTGCTAAAAATTACAGCTTGAAGTTTCTCTCTAAGTGAAGTTGAACAACAactttcaattgaaaaaattgttgataTATCTTCCTATTTATGCAGCATAACTACCTTAATAACTTCCATAAATCACACCTAAACAAGCCAAGAAAAATATGTGAACATTGCTTTCACTACTGAGTTTGAAACGTCACTTATGTAGACTCTTTAGATGATACGAGTCAAAGAGGAAGTTAAAGTCCGGATGCAAGTAGACAATCTGATGTCATCAAATGCTTTTATAAAAGACAAAAGCACTGATGAAGATGTCCTGATGAAGTCAGACTCACTTGAACCATTAGATGATCTGGAAGAGTTAGACGAACTAGGAACCTTAAAAGGGTTTTACCGAGTCAGTCctcaaagttttcaaaaggaaTAAATTAAACTGTAAACAAGAACTCAACCATGACCTTAAATTTAAAGCAAAtggaaaaaacagaaaaagataatattagtATGTAATAATCTATCAGATTTTCTTATAGTTGGCGCTTTTAAAAGATGTTTCCAACCTTCTTTAATGGAAATCCATTTCAACCAAACTGACATGTTCTTAACTTGAAGCttgaatatgaattttaattttgctatTGAGTTTTTGGAATAGCGGGAACCTTGATTGCTTTTATTTAcgctattttatttttaggcaAACATAACTCGAACAAATCATATCATGTGGACAATGGGAACTGATTTTAAGTATCAATATGCACATACATGGTTCCGGCAGCTGGACAAACTCATTCATTATGTAAACAAGGTAACTCACTCGTATacatgaatttatttgtttgtggtTTGACTTCATGTCTTTATTCTTGTTATTATGAATTCtgattgttaaatatttttcaactttagGATGGACGTGTTAATGCTCTGTACTCTACGCCATCCATATATACTGATTCAAAATTTGCTACCAATGAGTACTGGCCAATCAAGACTGATGATTTCTTCCCGTGAGTTTAATATGTAGCTGTTTCATAATCCATTTtgcttaattattatatttttgtatggtATGACGTTTCTCCTCATATACCCATGAACAAAATACCAGTTATGCAGATCGTGCAAATGGTTACTGGACAGGATACTTTACCAGTAGACCAGCAATCAAACGCTATGTCAGATTAATGAGTGGCTACTACTTGGTatgatttgtatatttatagtttaCAAGGTAATAATCATCTTTAGTCCACTAGTTTTTGGATATTTACTttctacaaaaaaattattaggcTGCAAGACAACTAGAATTTTTTAGGGGGAGAAGGAATTCAGGGCCAAATACAGACTCGTTAGCTGATGCTTTAGCAATTGCTCAACACCACGATGCAGTCACTGGCACAGAAAAGCAGCATGTTGCCAATGATTATTCTAAACGGTTGGCAATAGGCTACAAGGAGGTGCAGTTTCAGAGTCTGTTTCAAGTTACTCTGTATAACCATTTGTTAGTGAATCGTCTAGTGGCATATTGTTTTTTTGCAGGCAGAGGAATTGGTTTCATCCTCACTGGCCAGCTTGGTTGAATCACCATTGCATTCTAGATGTCAAAACCCAGTTACAAAGTTTCAACAAGTAAAAGATCTAGAATCTTTTTAAGTTTGTTCACTATTTGTATTATTTGCTGAAATGGCTTGCTTCTTCcttgtcttaattttttttttttcaaaattttagctGTTGATAAATGATTTCTTATCCTTTATTATTTCTTAGCTCAATTACCGTTTGGTGTATGTCATGTCAAACCTGATTTTGTTTTAGCTGTTGATAAATGAGCTTTGTGCCTTCCCCTTTATCACAAAAAAGATTATAATAACTATTAGATAtgatagttttttattatcatatttaagttcgagttttttatattttcaatatactttttcctttttcatattttacagTGTCCACTTTTGAACATAAGTTATTGTCCTGCATCAGAAGTTGATCTGGTTCGAGGGAAGAATTTGGTAAAATTCATCACATATTTTGTTATCCTTTCATCagttatattgttttatatttatttcttaaattctaTCTTCTCACGAGTTTTTTCCATGCTTAGGTCATTGTGGTTTACAACTCTCTTGGTTGGAGGAGGAATGAAGTCATTCGATTTCCAGTGAGTGATGTCACTCTAGTATTTGTTGATTGTTCTAAATTCAGTGTATGGTGGAACATAGAGAAGTTAAAACTAAAACGatgaaaataatcataatctttatcttttttgCTCATCTAGTGGTCTTCAATCATGAAATATTAATGTATCTTCAATATGTTAGAAAGTTCTTGGAGAAActgatatgatattttattatttttatctgtgTGAAGCTGAATACAAAAGGGAGCATTTATAATGGCTACCCTTGATAGCAAAAACCCAAAATGCCCAAAACAAACTCaccaaatttatatttatttagtctATTGCATCCTAATAAAAGTCAGATGTAAAATACACCAACTGACTATGTTAGTTATCAAATGAGCTGACATAATCAGTTACCAACTAAGCGTGTATGTTGGGAAGTCTGATATCCGCTGCCTCAATTCTTGGAGTGAAGCATATATAACTATTAGAAAACttcaattgataaaaattagttttaagttgaaatttgacatggtatcaaagcttaTTGATAACAATTAGTTTTGATAGGCTGCCATGGTTTGACAAGCATCTATAGAGGGGTGATGTTGAGAATGTCCAACATTGTCTGTCCCAATTCTTGGAGTATGGTTTATATATGTATTGGGAAAGTTCGCATAATCCAAATTGGTTTTAAGTTGAATCTGCCAATATATAGCTAACAAAGCCTGCTGGTACACTTGGCTACTAACTTCCTAATAGATTTTTATTTAGGGCAGCTATTATGATGTTAAAGGTTTTTGAGATTGATGTTTTAATgcacttaaatatatataatatttgctTAAATGGGCTAGTAAATTTCTCTTTAACTATTGTAGTACTTACTCGTGTGTGTGTAGATGTAACTAATGTTGCGACCATCTTCAGGTTACTGAGGCCAATGTTAGAGTTCAGGACTCTAACGGTTCAGAAATAGAATCCCAACTTCTTCCTCTGGCTGAGAAATATTTAGACTTAAGAAACTACTATGCGAAAGCATATATGGGTCAGGATCCACTTAAGACACCTAAGTATTGGCTTGCATTTACAGTTTCTGTACCTCCACTTGGTTTTAGCACCTACACTGTCTCGACTGCAAAAAGAACAGGTTCAAATATATATTGCTTTAGTATTTAATTTACAAGAGTTAATTTCCATGCTCATAACAAAGAAATGATTTCTATTTGATTTCAGGATCAACTAGATCGTCAGTAGCGACATATAAAAGTAGTGAAAAGTCTAAATTTGAAGTAGGTCAAGGAAATTTGAAGCTTACATTTTCTACTGATCAAGAGAAGTGTACCAATTACGTTAATAGAAGAAACCTGGTTTGTGATACTTCACTTTGCACCACATGATTCCCTTTTCACTAGAACACCTTTATCTGTGCAATCATGCCTCTGTATTTGTGATGTTCTCTTTActgttttcatgttttcataTATTCTTTAGCTTCGAATTTTACATGGACAGAAAAATGTAAAAGCAAAAGAAGTAAAACTTGATTAACAatgttattttttgaaatgtAAGGTTGAGGAACAGGTTAAACTAAGTTACCTCTACTATTCTGGATACAATGGAACCAATCAAAAGGATCCGCAGGTAGATAAACATTTTGACCATAGATATCAATGTCATACGGgttcaatatgttttttatctCTGTAAATATAGAAATGTTCACTTTTAGTACCCAAAAGCTGtcttcttttttcccttttttattgaaataggGACCATACATGACACATTTCCACAAAGGAGGGACCAATGAGTGGATAGTTTTTTCAGGAATTAAAAGTGAACATAATCCTATTTTCAAatgataaactaaaaacatatttatcccCTTAAGTCTCTCACAATTCTACTTTGGATATAACTTCATAATTTAATTCCCCTCACAGAATTCCGGGGCCTATGTCTTCCGTCCAAATGGCACATTTCCAATAAACCATGAAAAAAAGGTTTGAAGTCCTTCCTGCTATATTCTAATCCAACAAACGAATTCCCATAACAAGTGTCACATTCGATTGAATTTTCAGGCTCTATTAACTGTTTTGAATGGACCGGTACTAGATGAAGTTCATCAACAAATCAATCCATGGATATATCAGGTGTTTTGCTTGTTACATCTTTAACAGCATCTTcatattgttttcttattaataataataaacttctTTCCCATTTAGTTACATGAAATTGTGGTcacataataatttaaataaaatgtggTGTGTAAAAAGGAAGACGGGAACTGCATGTTAACTTCTTGACAATCTTAATatgatagtttttaattatttatatagacaatacaattgattttattatagtttttccTCTATATGATAATTATGGCTTCAccttactttcaaaattttaggtGCAACAGGtcttaatattttacattatgcaatttactttaatgttcttttactttaagtAAACAAAAAGAGTAAATAAAGCTTAGGGAATGCCCTTAGTGCCATCCTGGTAATTTATTTTGCAGTCTCAAGTGTtgcaaaataataaatgaattttgcCATAAATAGCCTAGAGACAGTCTTATCCATCGGCCCAAACACTTAATAAAGTAGGTCCCACTTCATGAATGAGGGCTAGCGAAGTGGAACCAATCCCATTATCAGTACCTGTTCTACTCCAGTTTCTATTTGCCCCAGCTcctaattttttctataattatagtaataaatgTTGATGAATGAgactttttatcttctttttacCTGACATTAGAAATTAATATGCTTCAAATATGTCCGCAGATTAACAGACTATACAAAGGAAAAGAGCATGTTGAAGTGGAGTTTATCGTAAGCTTTAAATAATTGgttattatatttacatttgtGTCATTCTCCTAGTCATGTTACAATTTGTCTGTGACAGTTTGATTTCCTTTGTAGTCTGGTAAATACCGTGATAACTATTGAGATATATTCTTATATGGATTTTATGGATAATGTTGGAATATCAGGTTGGCCCTATACCAATTGAAGATGGAACTGGTAAAGAAGTTGCCACTCAGATTTCAACTACTATGGAAACCAACAAAACATTTTACACGGATTCTAACGGGCGAGATTTTATCAAAAGGGTATGCAGATCAGACTAATGTTCCTTGTAATACTACATCTAAGTAATTTAGATCATACATAATTGTTGGCACCAGATGTTACCTTGCTTAagttttcattatattcttTTGTTGAAATTCTTTGGTTTAAGGTATAGAGAGAGGGAATGGAGAAAACGAAGATTGATACTAATAATCCGAATTGAAAAAAGAATCAGATCATAAAATACTAAAGCGTGGAAACTTAGAAAATAAAGAGTTTGATACTTAGAGATATTTTTAAGATACTCTAAGGTATTCTGAAGATATAATATCGACAAAGATGACCTTGGTTGTGGGAATCTAAGAGAAGAAACAAGGGAGTCTATCAGGCAATAAAATAACTGATTGTGTTATTTCTAAAACTGATATTGACTTGATGTGATATGTTTGCAGATACTCAAATATTCTGAAAGATGTAATATTGATATTCTAAGATATTCCAACATCTTTCTATTTCCAAATGCTGGGTTTTGTTGCAAAATATAATTCTCTCATGGAAGTCAAGAAATGGAAACAACATAtctttttatttgatcttaAATTTGTTGATGGCATATAGAAGTATCTGCAAAaagttttcatttcttttccttcaGTTGTAAAGTAAATTTTTGGAACTCATCTCTCTGCAGATACGGGATTACAGAACTGACTGGGATCTGGAAGTGAACCAACCCGCTGCTGGAAATTACTATCCTGTATGTGAACTCCTATACAACATTTCTGTTATATTCATCATTGGTGTTCAAGGCCTAGTTTCCCCCTCTTTCCTGCAGGGATGCTATTGCTGAAACTGTTGTGCTTGCAAACTGTTGTTTGTTCTTGTATGATAAATTATGAAACTTCTAATaataaacttcatttttttaacttatttagcTTATTGAAATCATTATTTCATGAGCTTTGTAAGTCATCCACATGCAAATCCATTTTAGAATTAATTGCAGAGATGTATGCCCAACCACACTTCATAATTCAGACTGTTTTCTTTAAGGCACAGGAGTTTGATAAATTCCACAAGTTATATCCATTCTTTAGgttcttaatattatttatttttatccttcaGATTAATCTTGGGATATACGTAGAGGATAATAAAACAGAATTCTCAGTTTTGGTGGACCGACCTATTGGAGGATCCAGCTTACAAGATGGACAAATAGAGCTGATGGTCCACAGGTATGTTTTGTTCTTCAAATGATGTGTTAAATAGAATGATATTCTACTGGAGTTacttgaaattataattaaactacTCCTATTTAGAACTTTGCAAGGCCTTGTTTCTTGGAAATGTGGTCTTTTTCCATCTATGGTAAAGTGTGTGAGCATATAGAAGGGAGCAAagcttttaataattaaaatgttttggAAGAAAGGAGGGGAAGATTTCTTAGATGTACAATTTAGTTAGTGATTTGGTGCTTTAGTGAAGCAGAATGCAACGTTTTTTAGATAACTTATCTGCTTCAGCTTTTGAAGTGTGGGCATGTTGGCTGTGTCTTCATCATTTAAGAGGTGGGGATGAATTGCTTAATTCAGCATCACGATCTCCATTTTCTCACACTAGAGTTTGGATTGCTTCTTTCGGAGTGATAGGATTAACCCGTGAGTCAAAATTGGACATTTTGGACATCTGAGATCTGACACGACTTTTTGTGCTCTAAAGTTTTCACAAGAGCTgtgaaaagtatttttttggtgttaaaatctataattttctgtcatttatgtcatttttttcttatggaATAAATGTTGTTATTCTTACTA
It includes:
- the LOC106753925 gene encoding probable alpha-mannosidase At5g13980 isoform X2; translation: MITKWKHLMAKKLLFLLTLLEILLCGQSKFMVYNTSQGIVPDKLNVHLVAHTHDDVGWLKTVDQYYVGSNNSIQGACVQNVLDSMVHALLADKNRKFIYVEMAFFKRWWRDQSEAVQDVVKKLVSSGQLEFINGAMSMHDEAVTHYIDMIDQTALGHQFLKEEFGVTPRIGWQIDPFGHSAVQAYLLGAEVGFDSLFFGRIDYQDRANRKKEKSLEVIWQGSKSLGSSAQIFAGAFPENYEPPAGFYFEVNDNSPIVQDNMELFDYNVQERVNDFVAAALSQANITRTNHIMWTMGTDFKYQYAHTWFRQLDKLIHYVNKDGRVNALYSTPSIYTDSKFATNEYWPIKTDDFFPYADRANGYWTGYFTSRPAIKRYVRLMSGYYLAARQLEFFRGRRNSGPNTDSLADALAIAQHHDAVTGTEKQHVANDYSKRLAIGYKEAEELVSSSLASLVESPLHSRCQNPVTKFQQCPLLNISYCPASEVDLVRGKNLVIVVYNSLGWRRNEVIRFPVTEANVRVQDSNGSEIESQLLPLAEKYLDLRNYYAKAYMGQDPLKTPKYWLAFTVSVPPLGFSTYTVSTAKRTGSTRSSVATYKSSEKSKFEVGQGNLKLTFSTDQEKCTNYVNRRNLVEEQVKLSYLYYSGYNGTNQKDPQNSGAYVFRPNGTFPINHEKKALLTVLNGPVLDEVHQQINPWIYQINRLYKGKEHVEVEFIVGPIPIEDGTGKEVATQISTTMETNKTFYTDSNGRDFIKRIRDYRTDWDLEVNQPAAGNYYPINLGIYVEDNKTEFSVLVDRPIGGSSLQDGQIELMVHRRLLLDDSKGVAEALNETDCVGGDCRGLTVQGKYYYRIDPLGEGAKWRRTFGQEIYSPLLLAFAEKDDKDEWMNSHVLTFSGIDSSYALPDNIAIITLQELEDGRVLLRLAHLYEIEEDKDLSVTATVELKKLFPGRKIKEVKEMNLSANQERTEMEKKRLHWKVEGSNGNRHVSRGGPVDPKELKVELSPMEIRTFIIYFDAVSDQLFYAM
- the LOC106753925 gene encoding probable alpha-mannosidase At5g13980 isoform X1, whose translation is MGESTIPHFQHLMAKKLLFLLTLLEILLCGQSKFMVYNTSQGIVPDKLNVHLVAHTHDDVGWLKTVDQYYVGSNNSIQGACVQNVLDSMVHALLADKNRKFIYVEMAFFKRWWRDQSEAVQDVVKKLVSSGQLEFINGAMSMHDEAVTHYIDMIDQTALGHQFLKEEFGVTPRIGWQIDPFGHSAVQAYLLGAEVGFDSLFFGRIDYQDRANRKKEKSLEVIWQGSKSLGSSAQIFAGAFPENYEPPAGFYFEVNDNSPIVQDNMELFDYNVQERVNDFVAAALSQANITRTNHIMWTMGTDFKYQYAHTWFRQLDKLIHYVNKDGRVNALYSTPSIYTDSKFATNEYWPIKTDDFFPYADRANGYWTGYFTSRPAIKRYVRLMSGYYLAARQLEFFRGRRNSGPNTDSLADALAIAQHHDAVTGTEKQHVANDYSKRLAIGYKEAEELVSSSLASLVESPLHSRCQNPVTKFQQCPLLNISYCPASEVDLVRGKNLVIVVYNSLGWRRNEVIRFPVTEANVRVQDSNGSEIESQLLPLAEKYLDLRNYYAKAYMGQDPLKTPKYWLAFTVSVPPLGFSTYTVSTAKRTGSTRSSVATYKSSEKSKFEVGQGNLKLTFSTDQEKCTNYVNRRNLVEEQVKLSYLYYSGYNGTNQKDPQNSGAYVFRPNGTFPINHEKKALLTVLNGPVLDEVHQQINPWIYQINRLYKGKEHVEVEFIVGPIPIEDGTGKEVATQISTTMETNKTFYTDSNGRDFIKRIRDYRTDWDLEVNQPAAGNYYPINLGIYVEDNKTEFSVLVDRPIGGSSLQDGQIELMVHRRLLLDDSKGVAEALNETDCVGGDCRGLTVQGKYYYRIDPLGEGAKWRRTFGQEIYSPLLLAFAEKDDKDEWMNSHVLTFSGIDSSYALPDNIAIITLQELEDGRVLLRLAHLYEIEEDKDLSVTATVELKKLFPGRKIKEVKEMNLSANQERTEMEKKRLHWKVEGSNGNRHVSRGGPVDPKELKVELSPMEIRTFIIYFDAVSDQLFYAM